A genomic region of Bombus terrestris chromosome 12, iyBomTerr1.2, whole genome shotgun sequence contains the following coding sequences:
- the LOC100647989 gene encoding ubiquitin-like protein 7 → MSSELILGVRLDPQTLTTIKLNDINFKTKVEKLKYETAGRVNLSKDLFELIYCGCVLEDDMTLESYGLKNGSMVHVLRRREPELPSFPKCISEDGILQLVSAFKSFKENPGLRSALNRIGKKPEVMDNIISSSPGLHEDTVAIAILQDPDLMSYFTDVDTVRRFAEAHPVLVEAAQNIAAAVHAEAHNNVTVGSNSSLSNSQPAAYSYSLDNLSGDEEMAGDSSQSSDSTQTPNLSSNPTNSVTVAQLAAAVSRARAGSFPLSNPASSTSAGSTNSGIITTEMFTQAMQQVHSPSVLPRSSDLRRMLAQMHELGLQNDTLNLRALHLTNHDVIAAIELVFSGFSNN, encoded by the exons ATGAGTTCAGAATTGATTCTAGGTGTACGTTTAGATCCTCAAACATTAACTACCattaaattaaatgatattaattttaagacaAAGGTTGAAAAACTGAAATATGAAACAGCTGGAAGGGTTAACCTATCAAAAGATTTATTTG AATTAATTTATTGTGGATGTGTCCTTGAGGATGATATGACTCTAGAATCGTATGGTTTGAAAAATGGTTCAATGGTACATGTTTTAAGAAGAAGGGAACCAGAACTGCCATCATTTCCTAAATGCATATCAGAAGACGGAATTTTACAACTAGTATCTGCATTTAAGTCTTTTAAAGAAAATCCTGGGCTTCGAAGTGCTTTAAAT CGCATAGGTAAGAAACCAGAAGTTATGGACAATATCATTTCATCTTCTCCTGGATTACACGAAGATACAGTAGCAATTGCAATTTTACAAGACCCTGATTTAATGTCATATTTCACAGATGTTGATACTGTTAGAAG ATTTGCAGAAGCACATCCAGTCTTGGTGGAAGCTGCTCAAAATATAGCTGCAGCTGTTCATGCTGAAGCACATAACAACGTAACTGTTGGCTCCAATTCTTCACTATCTAATTCACAGCCTGCCGCTTATTCTTATAGTTTAGACAATTTAAGTGGTGATGAAGAAATGGCAGGAGATTCTTCTCAGTCTTCAGATTCTACACAAACACCAAATTTATCTTCTAATCCAACAAACTCCGTTACTGTTGCACAACTTGCAGCAGCAGTTTCTAGAGCAAGAGCTGGAAGTTTTCCCCTCTCCAATCCTGCTTCTTCCACTTCAGCTGGCAGCACGAATTCTGGAATAATAACTACGGAAATGTTTACACAAGCTATGCAGCAAGTTCATTCACCGTCCGTTTTACCACGCTCTTCGGATTTACGACGAATGTTAGCGCAAATGCATGAACTAGGATTGCAAAATGATACATTAAATCTTCGAGCATTACATCTCACAAATCATGATGTAATAGCAGCAATTGAACTTGTGTTCAGTGGATTTAGCAACAATTaa
- the LOC100647869 gene encoding uncharacterized protein LOC100647869, with translation MQDICENIRTAIEHGRTDIIRSLLDACENGNATEGITKEKILNQPLLEEGTFLSYASKANQPDIVRTLLSCGANPAVQNTNGHNAVDVASSDIIRRTYIEELLRATAASELDRVVQLLDAGLNVNSWDSHGSKNTPLHWAACYGNKDIVTYLIDRGADVNAVNGCGATPLHDAVNRGDVAICQELLQAGANPLVRATKGTFAGKTPYDLTRGKQSLHCFLQRFLSNCVSNDSETMHSPTATFTDGNFCQKSISSNMSQLSIESTKSLDPVYDLPLRESGKESPTKSAEKDGIYSLLWPQPKTIVELKNSSTSFIAGKELFISIIQGSESIHRILDVWEISRTHLLELGHDVKIGEVHPSSGKLLTDNRIECIVNKSLFNTPEGYQLHISQNTIKVGAGSLAGLHYAVCTFVQILRLSKNQSKSEACEIEPVFIKDEPRFTHRGILLDISPRGRIPTLEYLLHMIDLWSSFKISYLHLYSRLTPNCDWQLCYSKSEMVTLDRYCRDRHLDLVPTLDVDSNVGQHHLSQMWPIFQELLAVFPSLSYVHVGPRLANLLVQAENLDLNLSVNETIETDMSEVFKSYSCLQELWHILDLGPNTTLLLCSNGLHSKAEFHNIPSNIILVEYGFQADYDFSEWTEAFRTAGGNVLPSSGTASYNSLAGCPASTYANTKNAIKTSLEQDSVGIVVAHWSGSHHLTPHPFAWIGYLIAAGLAWNPASEIDIGINDNYEIPEVFGSRQKCITKLLDIHVFQDSEYKIGNAILELGRLDTLVLTLSKNQGTKDLQQIPDNRGSTLYRLLTDPDNVNLEYLSADLFAKVTKQVKRISHSLYEGSLSSKFASMELQELQLTADLMLTACKIGRTLIGVGVNPNSNMGLAVINLGICNLPPTFRTDVANKMLAHIEQYKGSWLQRHLPQGLQSSLLVLTSALHRFVPET, from the exons ATGCAAGACATTTGCGAAAATATTCGTACAGCTATTGAACATGGACGTACCGATATAATTAGATCCCTTTTAGATGCAT GTGAGAATGGCAATGCAACTGAAGGTATAACAAAGGAGAAGATTCTAAATCAACCACTTCTAGAAGAAGGTACTTTCCTTTCATATGCTTCAAAG gCAAATCAACCAGATATAGTACGAACATTGTTAAGCTGTGGTGCTAATCCAGCTGTCCAGAATACTAATGGACATAATGCTGTAGATGTTGCATCAAGTGACATAATACGTCGTACTTATATTGAAGAGTTATTAAGAGCAACTGCTGCATCTGA GTTGGATAGGGTAGTACAATTATTAGATGCGGGATTAAATGTAAATTCATGGGATTCCCATGGCAGTAAAAATACTCCTTTACATTGGGCAGCTTGTTATGGAAATAAAGATATTGTCACATATTTAATTG ATAGAGGGGCAGATGTAAATGCTGTTAATGGTTGTGGTGCTACACCATTACATGATGCAGTAAATCGTGGTGATGTTGCTATTTGTCAAGAATTATTACAAGCTGGTGCAAATCCCCTTGTACGAGCAACTAAAGG AACTTTTGCAGGGAAGACTCCATATGATCTTACTAGAGGAAAACAATCTTTGCACTGTTTTCTTCAAAGATTTCTATCAAACTGTGTATCAAACGACAGTGAAACAATGCATAGCCCAACTGCAACATTTACAGATGGAAATTTTTGTCAAAAAAGCATCTCAAGTAACATGAGTCAACTTTCTATTGAATCTACCAAATCATTAGATCCAGTTTATGACTTACCATTACGTGAATCAGGCAAAGAAAGCCCCACTAAAAGTGCAGAAAAAGATGGAATTTATAGTTTACTTTGGCCACAACCAAAAACCATTGttgaattgaaaaattcttctaCATCTTTTATTGCAGGGAAAGAACTTTTTATATCTATAATACAG GGTAGTGAATCCATACACAGAATATTAGATGTTTGGGAAATTAGCAGGACTCATTTACTAGAATTAGGTCATGACGTTAAAATTGGTGAAGTACATCCTAGTTCTGGCAAATTATTAACTGATAACCGAATTGAATGTATAGTTAATAAAAGTCTGTTTAATACACCTGAAGGATATCAATTGCATATTTCACAAAATACCATTAAAGTTGGTGCTGGAAGTTTAGCTGGTTTACATTATGCAGTTTGTACTTTTGTACAGATTTTGCGATTAAGTAAAAATCAAAGTAAATCAGAAGCATGTGAAATCGAACCAGTTTTTATAAAAGATGAACCGCGATTTACTCATCGTGGTATACTGTTAGATATCTCACCGAGAGGACGAATACCTACATTAGAATACTTACTTCATATGATCGATTTATGGTCGTCATTTAAAATATCTTACTTACATTTATATTCCAGACTTACACCAAATTGTGATTGGCAATTATGTTATTCAAAATCAGAAATGGTTACTCTAGATCGTTATTGCAG AGATCGACATTTGGATTTAGTTCCAACTTTGGATGTTGATTCTAATGTAGGACAACATCATTTGTCACAAATGTGGCCTATATTCCAAGAATTATTAGCAGTATTTCCAAGTTTAAGTTATGTTCATGTTGGGCCTAGATTGGCTAATTTGCTTGTTCAAGCAGAGAACCTTGATTTGAATTTATCAGTTAATGAAACTATAGAAACAGATATGTCAGAAGTATTTAAATCATACTCTTGTCTCCAAGAACTTTGGCATATCTTAGATTTAGGTCCAAATACAACTTTACTACTTTGTTCAAATGGCTTACATTCTAAGGCAGAATTTCATAACATACCCAGTAATATTATTCTTGTTGAATACGGATTTCag GCTGATTATGATTTTTCTGAATGGACAGAAGCATTTAGAACAGCAGGTGGTAATGTATTGCCTAGTTCTGGAACAGCAAGTTATAATAGTTTAGCAGGATGTCCAGCATCAACATATGCAAATACAAAGAACGCAATAAAAACTTCTCTTGAACAGGATTCAGTGGGTATAGTTGTAGCTCATTGGTCTGGAAGTCATCATCTTACTCCTCATCCTTTTGCATGGATTGGATATTTAATAGCAGCAGGATTGGCATGGAACCCAGCTAGTGAAATAGATATAGGTATCAATGATAACTATGAAATACCTGAAGTATTTGGATCAag GCAGAAATGTATTACGAAATTATTAGATATTCATGTTTTTCAAGATTCTGAATATAAAATTGGTAATGCAATATTAGAATTAGGGCGTTTAGATACTTtagtacttactttaagtaaGAATCAAGGAACAAAAGATCTACAACAAATCCCTGACAATCGAGGATCAACTTTATACAGATTATTAACAGATCCGGATAATGTAAATTTAGAATACCTTTCGGCTGATTTATTTGCG AAAGTAACAAAACAAGTTAAACGTATTTCACATTCATTATATGAAGGAAGTCTATCATCGAAATTTGCATCAATGGAACTACAAGAGCTCCAGTTGACCGCTGATTTAATGTTAACAGCATGTAAAATTGGCAGAACATTGATTGGCGTTGGTGTTAATCCAAATAGTAATATGGGTCTTGCGGTGATTAATTTAGGTATATGTAATTTGCCTCCTACATTTAGGACTGATGTAGCAAACAAAATGTTGGCTCATATAGAACAGTATAAAGGTTCATGGTTACAAAGGCATTTACCTCAGGGCCTTCAAAGCTCTCTACTAGTCTTGACTAGTGCTTTACATAGGTTCGTGCCAGAAACATAA
- the LOC100648334 gene encoding protein FAM177A1 yields MDPRKNETCDLSDVILNETDTGTQDRKSLKRPKRVLHFSDGDLEEYSEDETDVAHINATVNQIDPKSLNWLPWAWYQTTSIGNKVLEGCDCVGEWLAGFFGITSPKYQFEINEFYRIQALENKMQHKQDLEMGGWNEHSKNNIVNNVQ; encoded by the exons atggATCCGAGGAAGAATGAAACTTGTGATTTATCGGATGTTATTTTAAACGAAACTGATACTGGCACGCAA GATCGTAAGTCATTAAAACGACCAAAGCGTGTATTGCATTTTTCGGATGGTGATTTAGAAGAATATTCTGAAGACGAAACAGATGTAGCGCATATAAATGCCACAGTGAATCAGATAGATCCA AAATCTCTGAATTGGTTACCGTGGGCATGGTATCAAACCACTTCAATTGGTAATAAAGTACTGGAAGGATGTGATTGTGTAGGTGAATGGTTAGCGGGCTTTTTTGGGATTACATCACCCAAGTATCAGTTTGAAATCaatgaattctatagaattcaagCTCTTGAAAATAAAATGCAACATAAACAAGATTTGGAAATGGGTGGGTGGAACGAACACagcaaaaataatattgtaaataatgtgcaataa
- the LOC100648222 gene encoding 23 kDa integral membrane protein, whose amino-acid sequence MAQTLVCIRYFLIIGAIIIGVCGIIESVCAGYFIYQLYEYSSLTSSNVCGSAITLVVMGLITCMIAWCAWQFLDFTNRGQVIIFSALLIIVTIVNTSAGIWALVRHEQVDLLPIAHLEHVFELAITDDKSHWDSMHSKLHCCGINGPADYRSQNAVPWSCCDTSSLANPNDDKGVCTSMYAHGCQHVVLNRTRSILLHIFLLALCSVLLQVCFITCMSCYVKACRERMERRKDMMVISQSFERASKDFGTGDNLLNHQSKYSKTVPDA is encoded by the exons ATGGCACAGACGCTTGTTTGTATACGGTACTTTCTCATCATTGGTGCTATCATCATTGGT GTGTGCGGTATCATAGAAAGTGTTTGCGCTGGATATTTCATATACCAGTTGTATGAATATTCATCCCTCACGTCTAGCAATGTATGTGGTTCAGCGATAACATTGGTCGTGATGGGTTTGATAACGTGTATGATAGCTTGGTGCGCTTGGCAATTCCTAGATTTTACAAATAGGGGCCAAGTTATAATT ttTTCTGCACTGCTTATAATTGTTACAATTGTTAATACGAGTGCTGGAATTTGGGCCCTTGTTAGACATGAACAAGTGGATTTGTTGCCAATAGCGCACCTCGAACATGTATTTGAGCTTGCTATAACGGACGATAAGTCTCACTGGGATAGTATGCATTCAAAG TTACATTGTTGTGGAATAAACGGACCAGCCGATTATCGTAGTCAAAATGCAGTTCCTTGGTCTTGTTGCGATACGTCATCACTTGCAAATCCTAATGATGATAAAGGCGTGTGTACTAGCATGTATGCACATGGTTGCCAGCATGTAGTATTAAATCGTACTAGATCGATTCTTCTTCATATTTTTTTGCTTGCACTGTGCTCAGTATTATTACAG GTCTGCTTCATAACGTGCATGTCATGTTACGTAAAAGCATGCCGAGAAAGgatggaaagaagaaaggacATGATGGTCATCTCTCAGTCATTCGAGCGAGCGTCCAAAGATTTCGGAACAGGCGATAATCTTCTGAATCATCAgtcaaaatattcaaaaacggTGCCTGATGcttga
- the LOC100648109 gene encoding CD63 antigen isoform X1 has product MGCGIGMIKYLLFIFNFIFAICGLAILTLGVIVHLQVSEITDHIDTNLLFPSITLIVIGSIIFIISFFGCCGAIRESHCMTITFASFLLFILIVQVAVAVYVFVVVKNNDDKINITESYDKLFNNYSVDKDSREVVDLVQSSLHCCGVHSSKDFNLHNLPIPPSCCGLAEGQTCPLNDVYKVGCVNELKDAISKAGTILGSLAIAIAGVELIGIIFALCLANSIRNAERRGYRV; this is encoded by the exons ATGGGCTGCGGAATAGGAATGATAAAATACCTGCTTTTCATATTTAACTTCATCTTTGCG ATATGTGGATTGGCTATTTTAACTCTCGGCGTTATTGTACATCTGCAAGTATCAGAAATAACCGATCACATTGATACCAATCTTTTATTCCCATCGATAACGTTGATCGTTATCGGCAGCATAATCTTCATAATATCATTTTTCGGATGCTGTGGCGCCATCCGGGAGAGTCATTGCATGACAATTACC ttCGCATCGTTCCTTTTGTTCATCTTGATCGTGCAAGTGGCAGTTGCTGTTTATGTGTTTGTTGTTGTTAAAAACAACGATGACAAGATTAACATCACAGAGAGCTACGACAAACTATTTAACAATTACAGTGTGGACAAAGACAGCAGAGAAGTGGTTGATCTTGTGCAGAGTAGC TTGCATTGCTGTGGTGTCCATTCTTCGAAAGATTTCAATCTCCACAACCTCCCTATTCCGCCAAGTTGCTGTGGCTTAGCAGAAGGGCAAACCTGCCCTTTAAATGATGTGTATAAGGTAGGCTGTGTGAATGAACTAAAGGATGCGATCTCCAAAGCTGGAACTATACTTGGCAGTTTAGCTATTGCTATTGCCGGTGTTGAG TTGATCGGAATCATATTCGCACTTTGCTTGGCAAATTCTATACGGAACGCTGAACGCAGGGGCTACAGAGTGTAA
- the LOC100648109 gene encoding CD63 antigen isoform X2 has product MSCISDCIKYLLFIFNFIFLICGLAILTLGVIVHLQVSEITDHIDTNLLFPSITLIVIGSIIFIISFFGCCGAIRESHCMTITFASFLLFILIVQVAVAVYVFVVVKNNDDKINITESYDKLFNNYSVDKDSREVVDLVQSSLHCCGVHSSKDFNLHNLPIPPSCCGLAEGQTCPLNDVYKVGCVNELKDAISKAGTILGSLAIAIAGVELIGIIFALCLANSIRNAERRGYRV; this is encoded by the exons ATGAGTTGCATCTCggattgtattaaatatttgctttttatttttaattttatatttttg ATATGTGGATTGGCTATTTTAACTCTCGGCGTTATTGTACATCTGCAAGTATCAGAAATAACCGATCACATTGATACCAATCTTTTATTCCCATCGATAACGTTGATCGTTATCGGCAGCATAATCTTCATAATATCATTTTTCGGATGCTGTGGCGCCATCCGGGAGAGTCATTGCATGACAATTACC ttCGCATCGTTCCTTTTGTTCATCTTGATCGTGCAAGTGGCAGTTGCTGTTTATGTGTTTGTTGTTGTTAAAAACAACGATGACAAGATTAACATCACAGAGAGCTACGACAAACTATTTAACAATTACAGTGTGGACAAAGACAGCAGAGAAGTGGTTGATCTTGTGCAGAGTAGC TTGCATTGCTGTGGTGTCCATTCTTCGAAAGATTTCAATCTCCACAACCTCCCTATTCCGCCAAGTTGCTGTGGCTTAGCAGAAGGGCAAACCTGCCCTTTAAATGATGTGTATAAGGTAGGCTGTGTGAATGAACTAAAGGATGCGATCTCCAAAGCTGGAACTATACTTGGCAGTTTAGCTATTGCTATTGCCGGTGTTGAG TTGATCGGAATCATATTCGCACTTTGCTTGGCAAATTCTATACGGAACGCTGAACGCAGGGGCTACAGAGTGTAA
- the LOC100649702 gene encoding uncharacterized protein LOC100649702 isoform X6, giving the protein MGANLTKQSRREATQRDVERERRQRMEAEARVREATAEAERARSRVHHLQRELARMEETSRGLLQHKHRAEQLKQEKTALTLSYEARVHQYQAQISKLQLENESMRGQLRGLEAACAGEVHAALVARLATLETEHAALARDADAQRRQYERCLDDVANQVVRALLSQKGLREEIGALQRRIRELEAQNRALSGLLAQAANPGSPTELIQGILEAGPAALVAALGLDPAWVPLSRPRSLNLQIPVMAATKCRRNRPLAQKPSEEEGSESPESGNRDEGYSTMSSDVQGEGARQEPSRGLEDLKEATDETEADVSPDARLVALDAGDPDVLFLPLNLTVGINPRHSYPPTKDLLPYQHVMRSFSDSHLCLKLTTTTNFTPYKLPSPMGSSSLLLVEEEGWDAEYVQQWLRLDDSRSAQQHRDHLELEYDRAELEDWSFSLSTEDLVQNESTVWKEPSTTTTPALPAIKEHNPLELEEDANECLWNGASYLADRTGGELVALLMDARATGSWPYATSPGASWSSEEGAFENSSKRSSAALSGCSDDPDSPSIGTDFTRDFYRLVKFESTKSLASTSSRSGRPPPDREQALQSVLSFIAEQQMYLAELPNNLLEHNSATLATEVLEETEHKDESGTEAMCAEIETSVDQDSSNIENIVETSSNDDLLDQIPVPSLAPEERIISAVACNGGVSYTTVAPSELGAVPEEDEEAATSSTPSTVVSPARAPLLVEGRDRSLSFHERATSKDVIDELNRMIRKGEENTVTQETQVPLEKLDLACCCPTGWVHVERDIDFTDPKARANLLDVMLESSESSSATSSSGSAGSDSGDEPPDYRHLHRLHRYRRQKKASAAQAHRVLRLPSTWGSSRPSIIGRGDDFFVRYGDKEREAVASFDFLDEIVAPSSTGSNASLIDLDDTPPTELRSDIMKLSPL; this is encoded by the exons GATGGAGGAGACATCACGGGGGTTGCTGCAGCATAAGCACAGGGCCGAACAGCTGAAGCAAGAGAAAACTGCGCTCACACTTTCTTACGAG GCACGCGTGCATCAGTATCAGGCTCAGATTTCGAAGCTGCAGCTGGAGAACGAGTCGATGAGGGGTCAGCTGCGCGGTTTGGAGGCTGCATGTGCTGGTGAGGTGCATGCTGCGTTGGTGGCACGTCTGGCGACCTTGGAAACGGAACACGCTGCCTTGGCACGAGACGCGGACGCTCAGCGTCGCCAGTACGAGCGGTGCCTGGACGACGTCGCCAACCAGGTGGTCCGCGCCCTTCTATCCCAAAAG GGTCTGAGGGAAGAAATCGGTGCATTGCAGAGGCGTATACGAGAGCTGGAGGCTCAAAATCGAGCACTTTCAGGATTATTGGCCCAGGCCGCAAATCCTGGAAGTCCGACAGAATTGATTCAAGGAATCCTCGAAGCTGGACCGGCGGCACTAGTCGCTGCTCTTGGTCTGGACCCAGCTTGGGTTCCCTTATCAAGGCCACGCTCGCTCAATTTACAGATACCAGTCATGGCTGCTACGAAATGTCGAAGAAACAGACCTTTGG CACAAAAACCGTCAGAAGAGGAAGGTAGCGAGAGTCCAGAAAGTGGGAACAGAGACGAGGGTTattcaacgatgtccagcgacgTACAGGGTGAGGGTGCTCGACAGGAGCCATCCCGAGGGTTAGAAGATCTAAAGGAGGCGACAGACGAGACCGAGGCAGACGTTTCACCGGATGCACGGCTGGTCGCCCTCGACGCTGGCGACCCGGACGTGCTGTTTTTGCCGTTGAATCTCACCGTAGGAATAAATCCACGTCACAGTTATCCCCCTACCAAAGACTTGCTGCCGTATCAGCACGTGATGCGCAGCTTCTCTGACAGTCACCTATGCCTCAAGCTGACCACTACAACCAATTTCACGCCGTACAAGCTACCAAGCCCCATGGgatcctcttctcttcttctagTCGAAGAAGAAGGCTGGGATGCCGAGTATGTGCAACAATGGCTCAG GTTGGACGACAGCAGAAGTGCTCAACAACATCGAGATCACCTCGAGTTGGAATACGACAGAGCAGAACTAGAAGATTGGAGTTTCTCGTTGTCCACCGAGGACCTTGTTCAAAATGAATCTACGGTATGGAAGGAGCCCTCCACCACTACCACCCCAGCTCTTCCAGCAATCAAGGAACATAATCCTTTGGAATTGGAAGAAGACGCGAATGAATGTTTGTGGAATGGTGCCAGTTATCTTGCTGATAGAACAGGAGGCGAATtg GTTGCTCTTCTTATGGATGCCAGAGCGACTGGGTCATGGCCATATGCTACGAGTCCTGGTGCTTCCTGGAGCAGCGAAGAAGGAGCATTTGAAAATTCCAGCAAACGATCCTCTGCGGCATTATCCGGCTGCAGCGATGATCCAGACTCTCCATCCATTGGCACGGATTTCACCAGAGACTTTTATAGACTGGTAAAGTTCGAGAGTACGAAAAGCTTGGCAAGCACATCGTCGAGAAGCGGAAGACCTCCACCGGACAGGGAACAAGCATTGCAGAGCGTGTTGTCCTTTATCGCTGAACAACAAATGTATTTGGCTGAATTGCCAAATAATCTACTAGAACATAATAGTGCAACTCTTGCAACAGAAG TTCTAGAGGAAACCGAACACAAGGATGAGTCTGGAACCGAGGCGATGTGCGCCGAAATAGAAACATCTGTCGATCAAGATAGCAGCAACATCGAGAACATTGTTGAAACGAGCAGTAACGACGATTTGCTCGATCAGATACCCGTACCCTCTTTAGCGCCGGAGGAGAGAATAATCAGTGCGGTAGCTTGCAATGGTGGTGTTTCTTATACTACAGTCGCGCCGTCTGAATTAGGTGCTGTTCCCGAGGAAGACGAAGAAGCTGCTACTTCCTCTACACCAAGCACAGTT GTAAGTCCAGCAAGAGCACCGCTATTAGTTGAAGGCAGAGACAGATCACTGAGCTTTCACGAACGTGCCACGTCGAAAGATGTGATAGATGAACTAAATCGAATGATCAGAAAAGGTGAAGAGAACACCGTTACCCAAGAAACCCAGGTGCCGCTTGAAAAATTGGATCTCGCTTGCTGCTGTCCGACTGGATGGGTTCACGTTGAACGAGATATTGACTTTACCGACCCAAAA GCAAGAGCCAATTTATTAGACGTGATGCTAGAAAGCAGTGAAAGTTCTTCGGCGACATCGAGCAGCGGATCAGCCGGAAGTGACTCGGGGGATGAACCACCTGATTACCGTCACTTACATAGACTACACCGATACCGACGACAAAAGAAAg CATCGGCGGCCCAGGCACACCGTGTGCTGCGATTGCCGTCAACCTGGGGTTCATCGAGGCCGTCGATCATCGGACGAGGTGACGATTTCTTCGTGCGATACGGAGACAAGGAGCGCGAAGCTGTGGCCTCGTTTGACTTCCTCGACGAGATCGTGGCACCTTCCTCGACAGGCTCGAACGCTAGTCTCATCGATTTGGATGACACACCACCTACAGAGCTTCGTAGCGACATCATGAAGCTTTCTCCTCTCTAG